Proteins from a genomic interval of Chanos chanos chromosome 3, fChaCha1.1, whole genome shotgun sequence:
- the stoml2 gene encoding stomatin-like protein 2, mitochondrial — translation MLRTVCRAGGALLKHSRQTVPALWGTPAQQRWASSLPMNTVVLFVPQQEAWVVERMGRFHRILEPGLNFLIPILDRIRYVQSLKEIVIDVPEQSAVSLDNVTLQIDGVLYLRILDPFKASYGVEDPEYAVTQLAQTTMRSELGKLTLDKVFRERESLNANIVHSINQASDEWGIRCLRYEIKDIHVPPRVKESMQMQVEAERRKRATVLESEGTREAAINVAEGRKQAQILASEGQKAEQINKAAGEANAVLAKAEAKAKAIKLLSEALTAQNGNAAASLSVAEQYVAAFSNLAKESNTVLLPSNTGDITSMVTQAMSIYGSLSKQPVRQVEIEPAESSETVLEEKAPSEAMSAQTTLSS, via the exons ATGCTTAGAACTGTGTGCCGAGCCGGTGGTGCCCTTCTCAAG CACTCGCGGCAGACAGTCCCGGCGTTGTGGGGGACTCCTGCCCAGCAGCGATGGGCGTCCAGTCTCCCCATGAACACGGTGGTTCTGTTCGTACCGCAGCAGGAAGCCTGGGTGGTGGAGCGTATGGGCCGGTTCCACAGGATCCTGGAGCCG GGGTTGAACTTCCTCATTCCGATACTGGACAGAATCCGATACGTACAGAGCCTAAAGGAGATAGTGATCGATGTCCCCGAGCAGTCAGCTGTATCCCTCG ACAATGTGACGTTACAGATCGATGGAGTTCTGTATCTGAGGATACTTGACCCCTTTAAG GCCAGTTACGGAGTCGAAGATCCGGAATACGCCGTCACTCAGCTGGCTCAGACCACCATGCGGTCGGAGTTGGGAAAACTGACGCTCGATAAAGTTTTTAGG gagagagagtcCCTCAACGCCAACATCGTTCACTCCATCAACCAGGCCTCAGATGAGTGGGGGATTCGCTGTTTGCGATACGAAATTAAAGACATTCACGTCCCGCCGCGAGTAAAGGAATCTATGCAGATGCAG GTGGAGgcggagagaagaaagagggccACCGTTTTGGAGTCCGAGGGGACGAGGGAAGCAGCCATAAACGTAGCCGAGGGTCGAAAACAGGCTCAGATTCTCGCCTCTGAGGGACAGAAGGCAGAGCAGATCAACAAAGCTGCCG GTGAAGCAAACGCTGTGTTAGCCAAAGCAGAGGCTAAGGCTAAAGCTATCAAGCTTCTGTCAGAGGCTCTCACTGCACAG AACGGCAATGCTGCAGCAtccctgtctgtggctgagCAGTATGTTGCTGCTTTCTCTAACCTGGCTAAGGAGTCCAACACAGTCCTCCTGCCCTCAAACACGGGTGACATCACCAGCATGGTTACACAG GCTATGTCCATCTATGGCAGTTTATCCAAGCAGCCAGTGAGGCAGGTGGAGATAGAGCCAGCCGAGAGTTCAGAGACTGTGCTGGAGGAGAAAGCTCCGTCTGAAGCCATGTCAGCCCAGACCACCCTATCCTCATAG
- the pigo gene encoding GPI ethanolamine phosphate transferase 3: MKRLPVLALLVWVCAVFYVGIFLFVGGFLLVRLEVNRTSTCADVLFPGGAEPKGDFCPTEPRFRRVVVLIIDALKSDFARYDPANEAPRPYENKLPVLNEMVSTQPSRARLYTFRADPPTTTMQRIKGFTTGSLPTFIDVGNNFASSAILEDNLVHQLGQMGKRVVFMGDDTWMSLFPKKFHRSLPFPSFNVKDLHTVDNGILQNIYPTMEGGDWDVLIAHFLGVDHCGHRFGPDHPAMAEKLTQMDEVIRAVIGRLGNDTLLVVMGDHGMTDTGDHGGESQKETDAALFLYSPSPLFPNPGSQVEPEVVPQTDLVPTLALLLGIPIPYSSVGQVLLPLFSTAESPTGLSQGEALWINVRQVNRFLETYSSMAKDIPPESLTQLRAEFSRISSEYLKSVQEGKPVSSELQVSMQEYLTSVRETCRASWARFNPLKMAVGLSVLAGACILCYVLSELSSVVVSRGVLKVPVVCGVVVGGVVAVGQLASQGYVEAAWCLGGAALSSEVSFLWRSRRNHPRGRLALARLLAPALLVLLLRCASLLSDSYVVSEGRVVTFLLCTLSLYVPLRLNWDGLLLPPPPSDSQKPPGLVPALTLPPSVVRRESATMLVCVGVLVGSLYLSLSFHNCREEQGACQPSPFLSPLSRVQDSRLRNLHYVLSLASLAAWAYLLHRWLRHYGNLNSPGVTVFAARFLLPLASICTGLHWAVSATPEDSFRNLADLIGLAQVVLPRAAFALLGLGLSLVWLDPLTVFLKERAPLQSRGPSVPPPKYRASTGISPQAELHHLIPQLYQRIRRSLEDGVPGGPEDGGPAVEAYGLGTVYSAPLVLLCGLFGLGLLLLHPEGMALAFLLLLLESGALLHLHACSTTLSSLQRAPSNGFSVPWAPVVLWSLAACQFFHTTGHLPTFPSIQWNAAFVGFPQGHTGTLLPATLVTLNTFSSHILFAVSCPLLLFWPLVCEIRGWKGSRGGEEGEDAVMEMRLRENPQQFSSALLQLMMRYLFVSGVQVFASVCAAAILRRHLMVWKVFAPKLMFEASGFVVSSVSVLVGVSLVMRVDAAVGSLFKKLVPEASR; this comes from the exons ATGAAAAGGCTCCCCGTTTTAGCCCTTCTCGTTTGGGTGTGTGCTGTATTCTATGTGGGTATATTCCTCTTCGTGGGGGGGTTCCTTTTGGTGAGGCTGGAGGTCAACAGGACAAGCACCTGTGCAGACGTTCTGTTCCCTGGGGGTGCTGAGCCGAAAGGGGACTTTTGCCCGACAGAACCTCGGTTCCGTAGGGTAGTTGTCTTGATCATCGACGCTCTGAAATCTGACTTCGCCCGGTACGACCCAGCCAACGAAGCACCGCGTCCGTATGAGAACAAACTGCCCGTGCTCAACGAGATGGTGTCGACGCAGCCGTCCCGTGCCCGGCTGTACACTTTTCGGGCTGATCCTCCCACCACCACCATGCAGAGGATCAAAGGGTTCACCACAGGCTCCCTCCCCACCTTCATCGACGTGGGAAACAACTTCGCCTCCAGCGCCATCCTGGAAGACAACCTCGTCCACCAGCTCGGGCAGATGG gCAAGCGTGTGGTCTTCATGGGTGATGACACATGGATGAGTCTCTTTCCCAAAAAGTTCCACCGCTCTCTCCCGTTCCCGTCTTTTAACGTGAAGGATCTGCATACTGTGGACAACGGGATCCTCCAGAACATCTACCCAACCa TGGAGGGAGGTGATTGGGACGTGCTGATTGCTCACTTTCTGGGCGTGGATCACTGTGGGCACAGATTTGGCCCGGATCACCCTGCAATGGCAGAAAAGCTCACCCAGATGGACGAGGTCATAAG GGCTGTGATTGGACGCCTCGGGAACGACACTCTGTTGGTGGTGATGGGAGATCATGGAATGACTGACACGGGGGATCATGGTGGAGAGAGTCAGAAGGAGACGGACGCCGCCCTTTTTCTCTATAGCCCCTCCCCTTTGTTCCCCAACCCAGGGTCTCAG GTGGAGCCAGAGGTGGTGCCTCAGACGGATTTGGTCCCCACGTTGGCTCTTCTGCTTGGGATACCAATCCCCTACAGTAGTGTGGGACAGGTCCTCCTGCCTCTGTTCTCCACTGCCGAGTCACCGACGGGACTCAGCCAGGGTGAGGCGCTGTGGATCAATGTCAGACAG gTAAACCGTTTCCTGGAGACCTACTCCAGCATGGCCAAAGACATTCCTCCCGAAAGCCTGACTCAGCTACGGGCTGAGTTCTCACGCATCTCCTCTGAGTACCTGAAATCCGTGCAGGAAGGCAAACCTGTGTCGTCTGAGCTACAGGTCTCCATGCAGGAATACCTAACCTCCGTCAGAGAGACTTGTCGAGCCTCTTGGGCCCGGTTCAACCCTCTGAAAATGGCGGTGGGTTTGTCGGTCCTGGCAGGGGCTTGCATTCTATGTTACGTCCTCTCTGAGCTGTCCTCTGTGGTAGTCAGCAGGGGCGTGCTGAAGGTGCCGGTTGTCTGCGGCGTTGTAGTAGGCGGGGTTGTAGCCGTAGGTCAGCTTGCCTCACAGGGCTACGTCGAAGCCGCGTGGTGCTTGGGCGGAGCGGCGCTCTCCTCCGAGGTTTCGTTCTTGTGGAGGAGTCGAAGAAACCATCCCCGGGGGAGGTTGGCGTTGGCACGCCTCCTCGCGCCGGCCCTCCTGGTGCTCCTTTTACGTTGCGCCTCCCTGCTCTCGGACAGCTACGTCGTCTCCGAGGGACGCGTGGTCACCTTCTTGCTCTGCACCCTGAGCCTCTACGTTCCTCTTCGCCTCAACTGGGACGGACTCCTCCTGCCTCCTCCACCCTCTGACTCCCAGAAGCCCCCCGGGCTCGTCCCCGCCTTGACTCTCCCGCCTTCGGTCGTCCGGAGGGAGAGCGCCACCATGCTTGTGTGCGTGGGGGTTCTGGTGGGCTCCCTGtacctctccctgtctttccacAACTGCCGTGAGGAGCAGGGCGCGTGCCAGCCCTCGCCTTTCCTCTCCCCGCTGTCTCGAGTGCAGGACAGCCGTCTTCGCAACCTGCACTACGTCCTGTCCCTGGCCTCGCTGGCCGCCTGGGCTTACCTGTTGCACCGCTGGCTGCGTCACTACGGTAACCTCAACAGCCCAGGCGTGACTGTGTTCGCAGCCCGCTTCCTCCTGCCCCTGGCCTCCATCTGCACGGGGCTCCACTGGGCGGTGAGCGCCACGCCGGAGGACAGCTTCAGGAACCTGGCCGACCTGATCGGCTTGGCCCAGGTGGTCCTGCCGCGGGCCGCCTTCGCCTTGCTGGGTCTGGGGCTGTCGCTGGTGTGGCTGGACCCGCTGACTGTGTTCCTGAAGGAGCGGGCGCCGTTGCAGTCGCGTGGCCCGTCCGTGCCCCCGCCGAAATACCGAGCCAGCACCGGCATCAGTCCCCAGGCGGAGCTGCACCACCTCATCCCGCAGCTGTACCAGCGCATTCGCCGTTCCCTGGAGGACGGCGTTCCGGGGGGTCCCGAGGACGGCGGACCCGCTGTGGAAGCATACGGGCTGGGAACAGTCTACTCTGCTCCCTTGGTCCTTCTTTGCGGCCTGTTTGGGCTGGGCCTGCTGCTTCTGCATCCTGAAGGCATGGCGTTGGCCTTCCTACTGTTACTGTTGGAATCCGGGGCTTTACTTCACCTTCATGCGTGCAGCACTACCCTCTCCAGCCTGCAGAGGGCGCCCTCCA ATGGTTTCAGTGTACCTTGGGCTCCAGTTGTTTTATGGTCCCTGGCAGCCTGCCAGTTTTTCCACACCACCGGTCATTTGCCCACATTCCCCTCCATCCAGTGGAACGCTGCGTTTGTGGGTTTTCCCCAGGGTCACACGGGCACTCTGCTTCCTGCCACCCTTGTGACTCTTAACACCTTTTCGTCACACATCCTGTTTGCAG TGAGTTGCCCTCTGTTGCTGTTCTGGCCTCTGGTGTGTGAAATACGTGGGTGGAAAGGGTCCCGGGGTGGGGAGGAAGGTGAAGACGCCGTCATGGAGATGAGGTTGAGGGAGAATCCGCAGCAGTTCAGCTCCGCGCTCCTGCAGCTGATGATGCGCTACCTCTTTGTCAGTGGAGTGCAG gtctTTGCGTCTGTATGTGCTGCAGCTATCCTCAGAAGACACCTTATGGTGTGGAAGGTGTTTGCACCCAA GCTGATGTTTGAGGCCTCTGGGTTTGTGgtgagcagtgtgtctgtgcttgtgggAGTGAGCCTGGTGATGCGGGTGGATGCGGCGGTGGGAAGTTTGTTTAAGAAGCTCGTCCCCGAGGCTTCCAGGTAG